From Gemmatimonadota bacterium, the proteins below share one genomic window:
- the fbp gene encoding class 1 fructose-bisphosphatase, protein MRKGITCNRFILEEQKLHPEATGEFTEILNQIVLAAKIVSREVNKAGLIDILGATGETNVQGEQVQKLDIYANEQFIRALGQDCFVAVIASEENEDIILPNTSRKDRPGKYAVAIDPLDGSSNIDVNVSIGTIWSIHRRVTHGPVGQASDILRKGSEQIAGGYILYGASTMLVYTAGDGAHGFTLDPSVGEFLLSHEDIRMPDRGKIYSINEGNAAYWSEETRNWLEDLKRDAPSEGRPYSHRYIGSLVADFHRTLFKGGIFAYPMDRKRPDAPPRGKLRLLYEAAPMAFIAEQAGGLASTGTERVLDIQAEALHQRVPLFIGSREDVLHAESFLKDAPRTK, encoded by the coding sequence ATGCGCAAGGGAATCACCTGCAACCGTTTCATTCTGGAGGAGCAGAAGCTCCACCCGGAGGCGACGGGAGAGTTCACCGAAATCCTCAACCAGATCGTCCTGGCCGCGAAGATCGTGAGCCGCGAAGTGAACAAAGCCGGTCTCATCGACATCCTCGGTGCCACGGGCGAAACCAATGTTCAGGGCGAACAGGTCCAGAAGCTGGACATCTACGCGAACGAGCAGTTCATCCGCGCACTCGGACAGGACTGTTTCGTGGCGGTGATCGCGTCGGAGGAGAACGAGGACATCATCCTCCCGAACACCTCCCGGAAGGACCGCCCGGGGAAGTATGCGGTGGCCATTGACCCGCTGGACGGTTCATCCAACATCGATGTGAATGTGTCCATCGGCACCATCTGGTCCATCCATCGCCGAGTGACCCACGGTCCGGTCGGGCAGGCTTCGGACATCCTCCGCAAGGGAAGCGAACAGATCGCGGGCGGGTATATCCTCTACGGAGCTTCCACGATGCTCGTTTACACTGCAGGGGACGGCGCCCACGGGTTCACGCTGGATCCATCGGTCGGGGAGTTCCTTCTGTCGCACGAAGACATCCGCATGCCGGATCGGGGGAAGATCTACAGCATCAACGAGGGCAACGCCGCGTACTGGTCGGAAGAGACTCGAAACTGGCTGGAGGATCTCAAGCGAGATGCCCCGTCCGAGGGTCGCCCATACTCGCACCGGTACATCGGATCGCTCGTGGCGGACTTCCACCGCACGCTGTTCAAGGGCGGGATCTTCGCCTACCCGATGGACCGGAAGCGCCCCGATGCCCCCCCGCGAGGGAAGCTCCGCCTGCTCTATGAGGCGGCACCCATGGCGTTCATCGCGGAACAGGCGGGCGGCCTCGCCTCCACGGGAACGGAGCGCGTCCTGGACATTCAGGCTGAGGCGCTCCACCAGCGCGTGCCGCTGTTCATCGGAAGCCGGGAAGATGTTCTACACGCGGAGTCATTCCTGAAGGACGCGCCACGCACGAAGTGA
- a CDS encoding class II fructose-bisphosphate aldolase: MYFASTEEMIGALSGVLSFSNGDCAILDEDALRGDGIDRLVHTAVFAEEESVRDGARWLIRRVAETDGCPPASIHEFYVARSTGAYPNVTVPAINLRGMTYDMARALFRAAAANDAGAVICEIARSEIGYTRQRPAEYTAVVLGAAIKESFHSPVFIQGDHFQVKAKNFFADPDQEIAAVKDIIVEGVAGGFFNIDVDASTLVDLDQPTVSEQQYNNSHRCAELTAKVREVEPEGVIVSVGGEIGEVGGKNSTVEEFRAFMDGFNQELAAHGEGLVGLSKISIQTGTAHGGVPLPDGTIADVQLDLEALESISRVARDEYGQGGAVQHGASTLPESAFGHFPRTETTEIHLATGFQNQVYDGGHLPKDLVDKVHDWLRENCAGERKEGDSETQFLYKTRKKGFGPFKAEFWGLPESVREAIGKDLEEKFDFYMKILRVEGTRKAIAECVTVPPTAGPPPESLGSLVG, encoded by the coding sequence ATGTACTTCGCTTCCACAGAAGAAATGATCGGCGCTCTGTCGGGTGTCTTGAGCTTTTCGAACGGCGATTGCGCCATTCTGGACGAAGATGCGCTGCGGGGTGACGGGATCGACCGCCTCGTCCATACGGCCGTTTTCGCGGAGGAGGAGAGCGTTCGAGATGGGGCACGATGGCTCATCCGCCGCGTCGCGGAGACGGACGGGTGCCCGCCCGCATCGATCCATGAGTTCTATGTGGCACGCTCCACCGGCGCGTACCCGAATGTCACGGTTCCGGCCATCAACCTGCGCGGCATGACCTACGACATGGCCCGCGCGCTCTTCCGGGCGGCGGCCGCCAACGATGCGGGTGCGGTGATCTGCGAAATCGCGAGAAGCGAGATCGGCTACACCCGCCAGCGGCCGGCCGAGTACACGGCGGTGGTTCTGGGCGCGGCGATCAAGGAGTCCTTCCATTCGCCGGTGTTCATCCAGGGAGACCACTTTCAGGTGAAGGCCAAGAACTTCTTCGCGGACCCGGATCAGGAGATCGCGGCGGTCAAGGACATCATTGTGGAGGGCGTGGCCGGCGGGTTCTTCAACATCGATGTGGATGCATCCACGCTGGTGGATCTGGACCAGCCGACCGTTTCCGAACAGCAGTACAACAACTCGCACCGGTGTGCGGAACTCACCGCCAAGGTGCGCGAGGTGGAACCCGAAGGCGTGATCGTGTCGGTCGGAGGGGAGATCGGCGAAGTGGGCGGCAAGAACTCCACGGTGGAGGAGTTCCGGGCATTCATGGACGGGTTCAATCAGGAACTGGCCGCGCATGGAGAGGGCCTCGTCGGGCTGTCGAAAATCTCGATTCAGACCGGGACCGCGCACGGTGGCGTTCCGCTTCCGGACGGGACGATTGCGGATGTTCAACTGGATCTGGAGGCGCTGGAGTCCATCTCACGCGTAGCCCGCGACGAGTACGGGCAGGGCGGGGCGGTCCAGCATGGCGCGTCCACGCTTCCCGAAAGCGCATTCGGGCACTTCCCCCGGACGGAGACCACAGAGATCCATCTGGCGACCGGTTTCCAGAATCAGGTCTACGATGGCGGGCATCTTCCGAAGGATCTCGTGGACAAGGTCCATGACTGGCTGCGCGAGAACTGCGCGGGAGAGCGCAAGGAGGGAGACTCCGAGACGCAGTTCCTCTACAAGACGCGCAAGAAGGGATTCGGTCCGTTCAAGGCCGAGTTCTGGGGATTGCCCGAGTCGGTACGAGAGGCCATCGGGAAGGATCTGGAGGAGAAGTTTGACTTCTACATGAAGATCCTCCGCGTTGAGGGAACCCGGAAGGCCATTGCGGAGTGTGTGACCGTGCCGCCGACGGCGGGACCGCCTCCGGAGTCGCTCGGATCTCTCGTCGGCTAG
- the nth gene encoding endonuclease III: MRRVESAPARGKRALAVLKALRVEFPDVECALTHRTPHELLVATILSAQCTDVRVNIVTRDLFEKYRSVEDFARADIRELEREVHSTGFFRNKARNILGMSREIIALHGSIVPRTMEELTALPGVGRKTANVILGNAFGIPGMVVDTHVMRLSNRLGFSRKSDPVRIEADLCAILPEAWWTEASHLLIHHGRKHCPARSPRCETCPVRGKCPSAD, encoded by the coding sequence ATGAGACGAGTGGAGTCCGCTCCGGCCCGAGGCAAGCGTGCGCTCGCGGTGCTGAAAGCGCTCCGCGTGGAGTTCCCCGATGTGGAGTGCGCACTCACGCATCGGACTCCCCACGAACTTCTCGTCGCCACCATCCTCTCCGCGCAGTGCACCGATGTGCGCGTCAATATCGTAACGCGTGACCTCTTTGAGAAGTACCGGTCGGTGGAGGACTTTGCCCGCGCGGACATTCGCGAACTGGAGCGGGAGGTACACTCAACCGGCTTCTTCCGGAACAAGGCCCGCAACATTCTCGGAATGAGCCGGGAGATCATCGCCCTCCACGGCAGCATAGTTCCCCGCACCATGGAGGAACTGACCGCGCTCCCCGGGGTCGGGCGGAAGACAGCCAATGTCATCCTCGGGAATGCGTTCGGTATCCCGGGGATGGTGGTGGACACTCATGTGATGCGACTGTCGAACCGCCTCGGCTTCAGTCGGAAGTCCGATCCGGTGCGGATTGAGGCCGACCTGTGCGCGATCCTCCCCGAGGCGTGGTGGACGGAAGCGTCTCACCTCCTGATCCACCACGGCCGGAAGCACTGCCCCGCGCGCAGCCCGCGCTGCGAGACCTGTCCCGTGCGGGGGAAGTGCCCTTCAGCGGACTAG
- a CDS encoding plastocyanin/azurin family copper-binding protein encodes MIAHRKLILSAALLVGLLSVGVAAAEVHIVQMTSVDYEPRFVPAAIQIQPGDTVRWINSDPSFVDHSVMSGTGSADPLAGDAWSSTTVAYADWYEHTFQDTGVYEFFSPPYEFEGMFGSVRVGGDTGVDEPLISTSWGSVKAFFRYALPKK; translated from the coding sequence ATGATCGCGCATCGCAAGCTGATCTTGTCGGCCGCTCTTCTTGTCGGACTCTTGTCCGTGGGCGTCGCCGCAGCGGAAGTTCACATCGTCCAGATGACCTCTGTGGATTATGAGCCCCGGTTCGTCCCGGCCGCCATTCAGATCCAGCCCGGAGACACGGTCCGATGGATCAACTCGGACCCGTCGTTTGTGGACCACTCCGTGATGAGTGGCACGGGCAGCGCAGATCCTCTGGCCGGAGATGCCTGGAGTTCCACCACGGTCGCCTACGCGGACTGGTATGAGCACACCTTCCAGGACACGGGCGTGTACGAGTTCTTCAGTCCGCCCTACGAGTTCGAGGGAATGTTCGGCTCGGTTCGGGTGGGCGGAGACACCGGCGTTGATGAGCCTCTCATCAGCACCTCCTGGGGTTCGGTGAAGGCGTTCTTCCGGTATGCCCTCCCGAAGAAGTAG
- a CDS encoding HAD hydrolase-like protein — MRLILFDIDGTLIHSGGAGLRSLRKVFHEMFDLEDAVEGIAFHGRTDPAIVREIAKKCLGPDPDDARMAEITKRYLVHLQEFLRDPPGYQVLSGAHSLVADLAEDPAVVLGLATGNYEVAAYAKLRPGQLDGFFDLGGFGSDSESRPELTRIAVSRGRERAGAAVPVVVVGDTIHDVHAAHEAGARCLAVATGNASMETLEEAGADWTVPTLEDPRAREVLELASFHSR, encoded by the coding sequence GTGCGCCTGATCCTGTTCGATATCGACGGCACGCTCATCCACTCCGGCGGGGCCGGACTTCGCTCCCTTCGCAAGGTGTTTCACGAGATGTTCGACCTGGAGGATGCGGTCGAGGGGATCGCCTTCCACGGTCGAACCGATCCCGCCATCGTTCGCGAAATCGCGAAGAAGTGTCTCGGCCCGGATCCCGACGACGCGCGCATGGCCGAGATCACCAAACGCTACCTCGTTCACCTGCAGGAGTTCCTGCGCGATCCACCCGGCTATCAGGTTCTTTCCGGAGCACACTCGCTGGTGGCCGATCTGGCCGAAGACCCGGCTGTGGTCCTGGGGCTCGCAACGGGAAACTACGAAGTCGCCGCGTACGCCAAGCTCCGGCCCGGTCAGCTCGACGGTTTCTTCGACCTGGGCGGCTTCGGTTCCGACAGCGAGAGTCGCCCCGAACTCACCCGCATTGCGGTGAGTCGCGGCCGGGAGCGCGCCGGAGCGGCAGTCCCGGTGGTGGTGGTCGGCGATACCATCCACGATGTCCACGCGGCTCACGAGGCCGGGGCTCGCTGTCTGGCTGTTGCGACAGGCAACGCGTCGATGGAGACGCTGGAAGAAGCGGGCGCGGACTGGACCGTCCCGACTCTGGAAGACCCCCGGGCACGCGAGGTTCTCGAACTTGCGTCCTTTCACTCCCGTTGA
- a CDS encoding fibronectin type III domain-containing protein, whose product MDRIPRLALLLLLLFAAAAVSAVAQESNPGELPGADAVEPEAMVPPPAPPTGVHAEDFPHDAGEVIRVTWTTSPDDGNADVLGGYRVLRSVEGEAFESAGEVGPGESLYTDVGVDNGVACTYRVVAFGPGGEGESMTSEPAAASEQWFYLDRWNVAVVAFLVCGAILYYIYRAASGAKLYIRKIAGMDAVTEAVGRATEMGQPVLYVAGIQDMDNVQTVAGITILGTISRMIAEYETSLLMPTSRSIVMSTARETVKEAYLSAGRPDAYREENIYYVTDEQFGYVAHVDGVMLRKKPAACFYLGAFFAESLILAETGNHIGAIQVAGTAMPTQLPFFVAACDYTLIGEELFAASAYLSGDEKMLGSLKGSDMGKVLSGVFILAGSLSVTLANVTGSGFLANVSSWLDRLWSAAH is encoded by the coding sequence ATGGACAGAATCCCAAGGCTCGCTTTGCTGCTCCTCCTGCTGTTCGCGGCGGCTGCGGTTTCGGCCGTGGCGCAGGAGTCCAACCCGGGAGAACTCCCCGGGGCGGATGCTGTTGAACCGGAAGCCATGGTGCCGCCTCCGGCCCCGCCGACCGGGGTTCATGCGGAGGACTTCCCGCACGATGCCGGAGAAGTGATCCGCGTCACCTGGACGACCTCCCCTGACGACGGGAACGCGGATGTTCTCGGGGGATATCGCGTACTTCGCTCTGTGGAGGGCGAGGCCTTCGAATCAGCGGGTGAAGTCGGTCCTGGAGAGTCCCTCTACACGGATGTCGGCGTTGACAACGGAGTAGCCTGCACTTATCGCGTGGTGGCATTTGGCCCGGGCGGAGAAGGGGAGTCGATGACCTCCGAACCCGCCGCCGCATCCGAGCAGTGGTTCTATCTCGACAGGTGGAATGTCGCTGTTGTGGCGTTCCTTGTCTGCGGGGCCATTCTCTACTACATCTACCGGGCAGCGTCCGGTGCGAAGCTCTATATCCGCAAGATCGCCGGAATGGACGCAGTCACCGAAGCGGTGGGGCGCGCCACGGAGATGGGCCAGCCGGTACTCTATGTGGCGGGTATCCAGGATATGGACAATGTTCAGACGGTTGCGGGGATCACCATCCTCGGAACCATTTCCCGGATGATCGCGGAGTACGAGACCAGCTTGCTGATGCCGACCAGTCGCTCGATTGTGATGAGCACTGCGCGGGAGACGGTCAAGGAGGCCTACCTGTCAGCCGGGCGTCCGGATGCCTACCGCGAAGAGAACATTTACTATGTGACGGATGAGCAATTCGGGTATGTCGCTCATGTGGATGGCGTCATGCTCCGGAAGAAGCCGGCGGCCTGTTTCTATCTCGGAGCCTTCTTCGCGGAGTCGCTCATTCTCGCCGAGACCGGCAACCATATTGGAGCCATTCAGGTGGCGGGAACAGCCATGCCGACTCAGCTGCCGTTCTTCGTTGCGGCGTGTGATTACACTCTGATCGGAGAGGAGCTCTTTGCGGCCAGTGCTTACCTGTCCGGTGACGAGAAAATGCTCGGCTCTCTCAAGGGGTCCGACATGGGCAAGGTGCTGTCCGGAGTGTTCATTCTGGCGGGTTCGTTGTCCGTGACTCTGGCCAATGTGACCGGCAGCGGATTCCTGGCGAATGTTTCTTCCTGGCTCGACCGACTCTGGTCAGCGGCCCATTAG
- a CDS encoding glycosyltransferase: MRILFATSIKTWGGGEEWMLSAVRELTRRGHTVGLAARPDSTILTRARSEGLPALPTAFRSDGDVASFLRILLACRRLRVEIVCLNMDRVLRVAGSAARLAGVPVVLPRRGSEFPLKPGPLYRFSYRRIATGMIVNSEATAAALCREISWTPAGRVHVLPNGVDLARFEAPVERNRIRETLGIPAEAPLMTIVGELTHRKDVATAIRALAELTEAAPDARLLLIGEGDTELELRQLATECRLADRVIFAGFRSDVPALLAASDLLLHPSRVEGFGYAVAEGMAAGLPVVATDASSIPEIVEDGSTGRLFPPGQSSALREAAEAYLLDPELRRRHGQAGRARVRRRFALQQRADELEGIFREELRRTNAKRTPS, translated from the coding sequence TTGAGAATCCTCTTCGCCACGAGCATCAAGACCTGGGGAGGTGGCGAAGAGTGGATGCTCTCTGCCGTCCGGGAACTCACGCGACGCGGCCACACGGTGGGACTGGCCGCGCGACCGGATTCCACGATCCTCACGCGTGCCCGAAGCGAGGGACTGCCCGCACTTCCGACGGCATTCCGCTCCGACGGAGATGTTGCGTCCTTCCTCCGCATCCTTCTGGCGTGCCGTCGCCTGCGAGTGGAGATCGTCTGCCTCAATATGGATCGCGTGCTCCGGGTGGCCGGATCCGCAGCGCGACTCGCCGGAGTTCCGGTCGTTCTCCCGCGTCGCGGCAGCGAGTTCCCGCTGAAGCCGGGACCGCTCTACCGATTCAGCTATCGGCGGATCGCCACCGGGATGATCGTCAACTCCGAAGCCACCGCCGCCGCTCTCTGTCGCGAGATTTCGTGGACTCCCGCAGGGCGCGTTCATGTACTTCCCAACGGAGTTGACCTCGCACGATTCGAAGCTCCCGTTGAACGAAACCGGATTCGCGAGACTCTCGGCATCCCGGCAGAGGCTCCGCTCATGACCATTGTCGGTGAACTGACTCATCGAAAGGATGTCGCCACGGCAATCCGGGCACTCGCGGAACTGACGGAAGCCGCCCCCGACGCGCGCCTTCTCCTCATTGGCGAAGGCGACACGGAGCTTGAACTGCGCCAACTCGCGACGGAGTGTCGCCTTGCCGACCGCGTGATCTTCGCCGGGTTTCGAAGCGATGTGCCTGCGCTCCTCGCTGCGAGTGACCTCCTGCTCCACCCGTCCCGTGTCGAGGGCTTCGGATATGCCGTCGCGGAAGGAATGGCGGCGGGGCTTCCGGTGGTCGCGACCGATGCCAGCAGCATCCCTGAGATCGTGGAGGACGGCAGCACCGGGCGGCTGTTTCCGCCGGGGCAGTCGAGCGCCCTTCGGGAGGCGGCCGAAGCGTACCTCCTCGACCCGGAACTCCGCCGGCGGCACGGCCAGGCCGGGCGCGCCAGGGTCCGCCGACGCTTCGCGCTCCAGCAACGCGCGGATGAACTGGAGGGAATCTTCCGGGAGGAACTGCGCCGGACGAATGCCAAGCGCACACCTTCCTGA
- the thiE gene encoding thiamine phosphate synthase — translation MEDPLAAFPQLHVLTDSVLSGGRDPREIARAAWSGGADCVQLREKSMDLAMLAGMADRLANIAKVRGRLFVVNDRLDVALAANAGGLHVGPEDMPVAAARRRWLRPRVLGGSARTVEAARQLARDGADYLGVGPVFATSSKRDAGSPIGLETLARIAAAVPVPVLGIGGVSPENAASVLEAGAAGVAVISAVVAEPDVEAATRALREALDRAARDFPTR, via the coding sequence ATGGAAGATCCTCTTGCCGCATTCCCGCAACTCCATGTACTGACCGACTCCGTCCTCTCAGGTGGACGCGATCCTCGCGAGATCGCACGGGCGGCGTGGTCGGGCGGTGCGGATTGCGTGCAGCTTCGGGAGAAGTCGATGGACCTGGCGATGCTGGCCGGAATGGCCGATCGCCTTGCGAACATCGCGAAGGTGCGTGGGCGGCTCTTCGTCGTCAACGACCGCCTCGATGTCGCGCTTGCGGCGAATGCAGGCGGGTTGCACGTGGGCCCCGAGGACATGCCGGTGGCGGCTGCGCGGCGTCGCTGGCTTCGCCCGAGAGTTCTGGGCGGGTCCGCGCGCACGGTGGAGGCGGCGCGCCAACTGGCGCGTGACGGCGCGGACTACCTGGGCGTGGGACCGGTGTTCGCCACTTCCTCGAAGAGGGATGCCGGGTCGCCGATTGGTCTGGAGACGCTGGCTCGGATCGCCGCGGCCGTCCCGGTGCCGGTGCTGGGGATAGGCGGAGTGAGTCCGGAGAACGCCGCCTCGGTTCTGGAGGCCGGAGCTGCGGGAGTCGCGGTGATCTCCGCCGTGGTCGCGGAGCCGGATGTGGAAGCGGCTACCCGCGCCCTCCGCGAGGCTCTCGACCGCGCCGCGAGAGACTTCCCCACCCGCTGA